Below is a window of Methylosinus sp. PW1 DNA.
TGCGGCGATAGAGAAAGCGCGCGACGGCGGCGGGCCGACGCTCATAGAGGCGCTGAGCTATCGGCTCGGCGACCACACGACAGCGGATGACGCCTCGCGCTATCGCGACGTCGAGATCGTGCGGCGCGAGGCGGAGAAGGAGCCGATCGCGCGGCTGCGCAAATATCTCGCGACGCGGGGATTATGGAGCGAGGAGCAGGAGAAGCGCCTCACGAAAGACTGCGCCGATGAGGTGGAGCGCGCGGTCGCCGCCTATCTCGCGACGCCGCCGCAGGCGTTCTCGGCGATGTTCGATCATCTCTTCGCGCAGCTGCCGGAATCGATGCGCGATCAATATGAGGAAGCGCGGCGCTTCGCGCCGGAGGATGGCGGCCATGGCTGAGCTCACTCTCGTCGAGGCCGTCAATCGCGCGCTCGCGCATGCGCTGGAGCATGATCCCGCCGTGCTGCTTCTCGGCGAGGATATCGGCGTCAATGGCGGCGTGTTTCGCGCGACGCTCGGCCTGCAGCAACGCTTCGGCTCGGGGCGCGTTCTCGACACGCCGCTCGCCGAGGCGGCCATCGCCGGCGTCGCCGTCGGCATGGCGGCGATGGGGCTGAAGCCGGTGATGGAGATTCAATTCAGCGGCTTCATCTATCCGGCGCTGGATCAGCTCATCAATCACGCCTCGCGTCTGCGCAATCGCACGCGCGGGCGGCTCAGCTGTCCCATGGTGCTGCGCGCGCCCAATGGCGGCGGCATTCACGCGCCGGAACATCATTCGGAAAGCCCCGAAGCCATGCTCGCGCATACGCCCGGCCTGCGCGTCGTCATTCCCTCTTCGCCGGCCCGCGCCTATGGCCTGCTGCTCGCAGCCATTCGCGATCCCGATCCCGTCGTCTTCCTCGAGCCGACGCGGCTCTATCGCCTCTTCAAGCAGGAGGTGATCGACGATGGCGAGAGCCTGCCGCTCGACACATGCTTCGTCTCGCGCGAGGGACGCGACGTCACGCTGATCGCCTGGGGCGGCATGCTGCATGAGGCGCTCGCCGCCGCCGACAGCCTCGCGAGCGAAGGCGTCGATTGCGAGGTCATCGACATTGCGACGCTGAAGCCGCTCGACGCCGAGACCATTTTGCGCTCGGTGGAGAAGACCGGCCGCTGCGTCATCGTGCAGGAGGCCGCGCGCACCGCGGGCTTCGGCGCGGAGATCGCCGCCGTCATCGCCGAGCGCGGATTGTATTTTCTGCAAGCGCCGGTGCGGCGCGTCACCGGCTATGACGTCGTGATGCCGCTGGCGCGGCTCGAGGGACAATATTTGCCGAGCGTCGCGCGCATCGCCGACGCCGTGCGCAAAACGATGGAGGCGGCATGAGCGTCTTCAAGCTTCCCGATCTCGGCGAAGGCCTGCAAGAGGCCGAGCTGGTGCAATGGCATGTCGCGCCCGGCGAGGAGGTCGCGCTGGATCAGCCGCTCGTCTCCGTGGAGACGGCGAAGGCGGTCGTCGAGATTCCGTCGCCGCAAGCCGGGCGCATCGAAAAGCTGTTCGCACAGGCGGGCGAGATCATTCGCATCGGCGGCCCGCTCATCGCTTTCGCCGGCGACGGCGAAGAGCCGCGCGCGAGAGAGGATAAGGGAACCGTCGTCGGCGCGATGGAAACGAGCGGCCGCGTGCTGCAGGA
It encodes the following:
- a CDS encoding alpha-ketoacid dehydrogenase subunit beta; the encoded protein is MAELTLVEAVNRALAHALEHDPAVLLLGEDIGVNGGVFRATLGLQQRFGSGRVLDTPLAEAAIAGVAVGMAAMGLKPVMEIQFSGFIYPALDQLINHASRLRNRTRGRLSCPMVLRAPNGGGIHAPEHHSESPEAMLAHTPGLRVVIPSSPARAYGLLLAAIRDPDPVVFLEPTRLYRLFKQEVIDDGESLPLDTCFVSREGRDVTLIAWGGMLHEALAAADSLASEGVDCEVIDIATLKPLDAETILRSVEKTGRCVIVQEAARTAGFGAEIAAVIAERGLYFLQAPVRRVTGYDVVMPLARLEGQYLPSVARIADAVRKTMEAA